One Mycolicibacterium sarraceniae genomic window carries:
- a CDS encoding N-6 DNA methylase has protein sequence MGESAGVLLTPSEIADLAGVTRGAVTNWRKRPSDPPFPDPAPESATKPLYDLEKVIAWLAETKPEIQIQRDGSQAALSHSLNALRGRVSTAVAGELALALCCAKKLSMEAADGNWRLIAAASTSQTVDVLRRISSDTATDPRWDDILSALDDVERETNGRLDTLPMAAMVSAVDGIDVDRLAVAADEVLRRGGGERGRAAGYGVGEHGIVNSRVSELLSNLASSTKGLVYDPACGIAEALIRTRTKCGGTVRLVGHDINARAIRFARMRSLLHELDAEFECGDVLHEDPDPDLRADTVVAEPPFGMDWSRSQNIADPRWVFGIPPANNSELAWLQHAIAHLKPNGSAYVVTSVAPLTARGSSASIRAELLRSGWIEAVILLPPKMLPHTTIPLALWVLRLADHASASNDVLLIDASESENPEAHALSWLDDCLTGSAAGAPPFELIKTLDLLADDAQLDPRRWVKTPGSDPKDVAARLADSQHVLENALATLLDHAVVPMPQGPSATPRLLTVKELVQLDVASIQNGRVKRDDLDERDAAALVTPNEVRDGLPVLDQLPIDAQPNLVGGRDERTRVGDVLVTTWNVVRAVVDKQGGRLIGNGVYRLRVDDKQCEPNYVARCLCGTWNERFKKGATIQRVDLRELEIPLIPLSEQARLVGALREIEQLARQAAAVAEAAAASATAILDAVRYDAPIGGDE, from the coding sequence ATGGGTGAATCGGCAGGGGTGCTGCTCACTCCTAGCGAGATCGCAGACCTGGCTGGCGTCACGCGAGGAGCAGTCACCAACTGGCGCAAGCGACCGAGCGATCCGCCATTTCCAGATCCGGCCCCGGAATCTGCGACCAAGCCGTTGTACGACCTGGAGAAGGTCATCGCCTGGCTTGCTGAAACGAAGCCGGAGATCCAGATACAACGCGACGGCAGCCAGGCGGCCCTTTCGCATTCGTTGAACGCCCTGCGGGGACGTGTATCAACTGCCGTAGCAGGTGAGCTCGCTCTAGCCCTGTGTTGTGCAAAGAAGCTATCGATGGAGGCCGCCGACGGGAACTGGCGGCTGATAGCGGCGGCCAGCACGTCTCAAACAGTGGATGTACTGCGGCGGATCTCGAGCGATACAGCGACCGATCCGCGATGGGACGACATTCTGTCAGCTCTCGATGATGTTGAGCGGGAGACAAACGGGCGGCTCGACACGCTCCCGATGGCGGCCATGGTGAGCGCCGTTGACGGGATCGATGTTGACCGCCTGGCGGTCGCGGCAGACGAGGTGCTCCGACGCGGCGGCGGCGAACGCGGTCGCGCGGCCGGGTACGGCGTTGGTGAACACGGGATTGTGAACTCGCGCGTATCGGAACTCCTTTCGAACCTGGCGTCGTCGACCAAGGGCCTCGTTTATGACCCCGCATGCGGGATTGCTGAGGCACTCATTCGGACCCGGACGAAATGCGGGGGGACCGTTCGGTTGGTCGGCCACGACATCAATGCGCGGGCCATTCGGTTTGCTCGCATGCGCAGCCTCCTGCACGAGCTGGACGCTGAGTTCGAGTGTGGCGACGTGCTGCACGAAGACCCAGACCCAGATCTTCGAGCAGACACCGTCGTCGCTGAACCTCCGTTTGGTATGGACTGGTCCCGGTCCCAGAACATCGCGGATCCGCGTTGGGTGTTCGGCATACCGCCCGCCAACAATTCCGAGTTGGCCTGGCTTCAGCACGCAATTGCTCACTTGAAGCCGAATGGGAGTGCCTACGTCGTCACATCCGTGGCACCGTTGACTGCGCGTGGCAGCAGCGCCTCGATCCGTGCCGAACTGCTCCGATCAGGATGGATCGAGGCTGTCATTCTGCTACCGCCAAAGATGCTGCCCCACACCACTATTCCGTTAGCGCTATGGGTTCTGCGACTGGCGGATCACGCTTCCGCCAGTAACGATGTCTTGCTGATCGATGCCTCGGAATCAGAGAACCCCGAGGCCCATGCACTTTCGTGGCTCGATGACTGTCTAACCGGATCGGCGGCCGGTGCGCCGCCTTTCGAACTGATCAAGACGTTGGACTTGCTCGCTGATGATGCACAGCTCGACCCTCGGCGCTGGGTAAAAACACCTGGCTCAGATCCCAAGGACGTGGCGGCTCGTCTCGCCGACTCGCAGCATGTTCTCGAGAACGCACTCGCCACGTTGTTGGATCACGCGGTGGTGCCAATGCCGCAAGGGCCGTCTGCGACACCGCGGCTCCTGACCGTGAAAGAACTTGTGCAACTCGATGTGGCCTCAATCCAGAACGGACGCGTCAAGCGGGACGACCTAGACGAGAGAGACGCCGCTGCGTTGGTAACGCCGAACGAAGTGCGCGACGGGCTACCGGTACTCGACCAGCTACCGATCGATGCACAGCCAAACCTGGTCGGCGGACGCGACGAACGAACTCGAGTCGGCGACGTGCTGGTGACGACATGGAATGTCGTTCGAGCGGTGGTCGATAAGCAAGGCGGCCGGCTCATCGGCAACGGTGTTTATCGGCTGCGTGTCGACGATAAGCAATGCGAACCGAACTACGTAGCACGGTGCCTGTGTGGCACGTGGAACGAACGTTTCAAGAAGGGTGCGACGATCCAACGCGTCGACCTCCGGGAGCTCGAGATTCCCCTGATCCCGCTGTCGGAGCAGGCTCGCCTTGTCGGAGCTTTACGTGAGATCGAGCAGCTTGCTCGACAGGCTGCTGCGGTGGCGGAGGCCGCTGCAGCTTCTGCCACCGCGATCCTCGATGCCGTGCGATACGACGCGCCGATTGGCGGCGACGAGTGA
- a CDS encoding TniQ family protein: protein MEGEAIDSWLEAVAIRFGTAFGDLAEHVGIPVDYSSSWVVDLTDDQTEKIAQATATDPAAIRAGTLRRFHGLAVSIDRENHRLRNDIPWARLGPTPRSRYCPKCLAHNGGRWHLRWRLSWSFACTEHNRLLVDECPRCHRFQRKFPPPFGSIPSPGQCSISNKDTTPCGADLTETTGAITLSADHRIMRAQRRINRMLTAGTADYGIYVQQPVNVQTALRDLAMIAARVVVHSRRHSLHELPHADFIAAYDEDRVRAAPVTPTRHLRRLSLDAPVTAVEAAVYATEALKIVETATSALAAQRMAWLIPDEELPGTERILNIGLSCSRALAAAQIKAYAPNLIPPLQLRYRSASPDPATPAASKLGVERLVSSLPSTLWPEWSIRFGLTSRTYERWRPALASAVLLVGTDLTPEAAAKQLDNGAERTLQHLLRYLHQSEHWPSFSTALIRLADYLRTSGNPIDYQRRRRLDYRSLLPDPDWNAAAHRAGALPGSPVKAEIARRYLFRRISGRSAPPDAQDARNGRPQMLTRTLNFPLDLTSALQHALDEHAMVFLARNGIADEPLKWHPPLALVEGLALPAPECEHVDITALRSAASAASARVPALARTFHVTIDTVRYLLDRHPPEPNATGGRTVRRDVLRAARNTSLTKEVLHELYDVQHLACAEIGARFGMSRTSVRRSANQYGVTLRSQEVSIDFQWLHQNYVVARRTQTDLCAELGISWPTLRKWLARYDILLHQPARSRRIILSRVEAHELLHQTLSRPAGLIHLSNFVRVTEHESVCEAAEHLGINRSTLNTQIRYLTKDFGGPLLEHWTPNRPMATTELGSKAVAAHEALRKG from the coding sequence GTGGAGGGCGAAGCCATCGATTCCTGGCTCGAGGCGGTCGCAATACGGTTCGGCACCGCATTTGGGGATCTTGCTGAGCACGTGGGCATTCCGGTGGACTACTCAAGTTCGTGGGTCGTCGACCTAACGGACGATCAAACAGAGAAGATCGCACAAGCTACCGCGACCGATCCCGCCGCCATCCGAGCGGGCACTCTGCGCCGGTTTCACGGCCTCGCAGTCAGCATCGATCGCGAGAATCACAGGCTCCGAAATGACATTCCGTGGGCGCGGCTCGGACCAACCCCTCGCTCTCGCTATTGCCCGAAATGCCTCGCGCACAACGGCGGCCGTTGGCACCTCAGATGGCGGCTGAGTTGGTCCTTCGCCTGCACCGAACACAACCGCCTATTGGTCGACGAGTGCCCCCGGTGCCACCGGTTCCAGCGGAAGTTCCCGCCCCCGTTCGGTAGCATTCCCAGCCCGGGACAATGCTCGATATCAAATAAAGACACCACCCCGTGCGGCGCCGACCTCACTGAGACCACCGGGGCGATAACACTTTCCGCCGACCATCGGATCATGCGCGCGCAGAGGAGGATCAACCGAATGCTCACCGCCGGAACCGCTGACTACGGGATCTACGTTCAGCAGCCGGTCAATGTACAAACCGCCCTGAGAGATCTCGCGATGATCGCTGCGAGGGTTGTGGTGCACTCCCGTCGGCACAGCCTACACGAACTACCGCACGCAGATTTCATCGCCGCCTACGACGAGGATCGGGTACGAGCCGCCCCTGTCACACCAACCCGGCACCTCCGTCGGCTGAGCCTCGATGCACCCGTAACAGCTGTCGAAGCCGCGGTCTACGCCACCGAGGCACTCAAAATCGTCGAAACCGCCACTTCCGCATTGGCGGCGCAGCGGATGGCCTGGCTCATACCCGACGAAGAACTACCCGGCACCGAGCGAATCCTCAATATCGGGTTATCGTGCAGTCGAGCATTGGCGGCGGCGCAAATCAAAGCTTACGCACCCAATCTCATTCCCCCACTGCAGCTGCGCTATCGATCGGCATCGCCGGATCCAGCGACACCCGCGGCATCGAAACTTGGCGTGGAGCGGCTTGTGTCCAGTCTTCCGTCCACACTATGGCCGGAGTGGTCGATTCGTTTCGGGCTAACCAGCAGAACCTACGAACGATGGCGGCCGGCACTGGCAAGCGCGGTGCTCCTTGTCGGAACAGACCTAACGCCGGAGGCAGCAGCGAAGCAACTGGACAATGGCGCCGAGCGGACGTTGCAGCACCTGCTGAGGTACCTGCATCAGAGCGAACACTGGCCGTCTTTCTCTACCGCACTTATACGACTGGCCGACTATCTGCGCACGAGCGGAAACCCCATCGACTACCAGCGGCGCCGGCGACTCGACTACAGAAGCCTCCTGCCCGATCCTGACTGGAACGCAGCCGCACACCGGGCTGGCGCATTGCCCGGCTCGCCGGTCAAGGCTGAAATCGCCCGCCGCTACCTCTTCCGGAGAATCTCCGGAAGATCTGCGCCGCCCGATGCGCAGGACGCACGCAACGGGAGACCCCAAATGCTGACGAGAACTCTGAACTTTCCACTGGATCTCACCTCGGCGCTGCAGCACGCGCTCGATGAGCACGCGATGGTGTTTCTCGCCCGCAACGGAATCGCGGATGAGCCGCTGAAGTGGCATCCACCGCTCGCTCTGGTGGAAGGGTTGGCGCTACCCGCCCCGGAGTGCGAGCATGTCGACATCACGGCCCTGCGATCAGCTGCGAGCGCTGCCTCTGCACGAGTTCCAGCTTTGGCAAGGACATTTCACGTCACCATTGACACAGTCCGATATTTATTGGACCGGCATCCACCTGAACCCAACGCGACTGGTGGGCGCACGGTGCGAAGGGACGTCTTACGCGCAGCACGCAATACTTCCTTGACGAAGGAAGTCCTCCATGAGCTATACGACGTCCAGCATCTGGCGTGCGCCGAGATCGGGGCGCGATTCGGCATGAGCAGAACGAGCGTGCGCAGGAGCGCTAACCAGTACGGGGTTACGCTGCGGTCGCAGGAGGTAAGTATCGACTTCCAGTGGCTGCACCAGAACTACGTTGTCGCCCGCAGAACCCAAACAGACCTCTGCGCGGAACTCGGGATCAGCTGGCCGACTCTACGAAAATGGCTCGCCCGATACGACATTCTGCTTCACCAGCCTGCGCGGTCCCGTCGCATAATCCTCTCACGAGTGGAGGCCCACGAACTACTGCATCAAACCCTCAGTCGCCCTGCAGGACTAATTCATCTCAGTAACTTCGTCCGCGTCACAGAACACGAATCGGTGTGCGAGGCCGCGGAACACCTGGGTATCAATCGTTCAACTTTGAACACACAGATTCGCTACCTGACAAAAGATTTCGGCGGGCCACTGCTCGAACATTGGACACCGAACCGGCCGATGGCGACTACGGAACTGGGCAGCAAGGCGGTGGCGGCACACGAAGCGTTGCGTAAGGGCTGA
- a CDS encoding type II toxin-antitoxin system Phd/YefM family antitoxin, with the protein MAVEKVSSTEAKSRLNALLAEVERTGKTVIITNHGRDIALLVPANPTPRQFGQLPSLSVPIDFDDPLPNAELARWEGGEPS; encoded by the coding sequence ATGGCCGTGGAGAAGGTTTCCAGCACCGAAGCCAAAAGCCGGCTCAACGCGCTCCTGGCTGAAGTCGAGCGCACCGGGAAGACAGTGATCATCACCAACCACGGCCGCGATATTGCACTCTTAGTCCCCGCAAACCCAACGCCTCGGCAGTTCGGGCAGCTGCCGAGCCTGTCCGTCCCCATCGACTTCGACGACCCACTGCCCAATGCCGAGCTTGCCCGGTGGGAGGGGGGCGAGCCCTCGTGA
- a CDS encoding type I restriction-modification system subunit M, whose amino-acid sequence MSKLGNFVWGIADQLRGVYKPHQYGGVILPFTILRRLDCILEPTRDEVRKLAEKYSGGALDVQVKRKTGLAFYNTSAFDFKLLLEDPEGLRANLMDYITGFSSNIDVFERFKFENELATLDEKNRLYLVTSQFVEVDLHPDAVSNAEMGDLFEHLIYKFAEASNEEAGEHYTPRDAIRLMVDLLFAEDNVALLEPGTVRTIYDPTAGTGGMLSVAEERLLERNPGARLRLYGQEINDQSYAICKSDMIAKGQDVGSIKLGDTLADDLFFDRTFDFCMSNPPYGVDWKASQESVKKEALASNSRFSHGLPSIGDGQMLFLSHLASKMRPAHDGGGRAGIVLNGSPLFNGAAESGPSLIRQWLLESDLVEAIVALPTNMFFNTGIATYIWILDNAKRPERVGKVQLIDATSFWTKMRKSLGSKNRELDADARDRILGLYDAFDEADPDYSKVFSNNDFGYWSVTVERPMRTDTGKLSTNRRGNNPKPDAKLRDTENIPFTYGGNTAGDAARAETIKAYFEAEVLPHAPDTWIDAAKTKVGYEIPFTRHFYKHVPPRPLAEIDADLDKQVAKIMELLRVVEG is encoded by the coding sequence TTGAGCAAGCTGGGCAATTTCGTATGGGGCATCGCCGACCAGCTCCGCGGTGTTTACAAGCCACACCAATACGGCGGGGTGATCCTGCCGTTCACAATCCTGAGGCGTCTGGACTGCATCCTCGAACCGACCCGCGACGAGGTGCGTAAGTTGGCCGAGAAGTACTCCGGCGGGGCTTTGGATGTGCAGGTGAAGCGCAAGACAGGTCTTGCCTTCTACAACACCAGTGCCTTCGATTTCAAGCTTCTGCTGGAGGATCCGGAGGGTCTGCGCGCAAACCTAATGGACTACATCACCGGATTCTCGTCGAACATCGACGTTTTCGAGCGGTTCAAGTTCGAGAACGAGCTCGCCACGCTCGACGAAAAGAATCGGCTGTACCTGGTTACGTCGCAGTTTGTCGAGGTAGACCTGCACCCCGATGCCGTTTCCAACGCCGAGATGGGCGATCTGTTCGAGCACCTCATCTATAAGTTCGCGGAAGCTTCTAACGAGGAGGCGGGTGAACACTACACACCGCGCGACGCGATCCGGTTGATGGTGGACCTGTTGTTCGCTGAGGACAACGTAGCTCTGCTTGAACCCGGAACCGTGCGGACGATCTACGACCCTACCGCGGGCACCGGCGGGATGCTTTCCGTCGCCGAGGAACGTCTGCTCGAACGTAACCCCGGCGCACGGCTGCGGCTGTACGGGCAGGAGATTAACGACCAGTCCTACGCGATCTGCAAGTCCGACATGATCGCTAAGGGCCAGGATGTGGGGAGTATTAAGCTCGGTGACACACTGGCCGACGACCTGTTCTTCGATCGCACCTTCGACTTCTGCATGTCGAATCCGCCTTACGGAGTGGATTGGAAGGCGTCACAAGAGTCTGTGAAGAAGGAGGCGTTGGCTTCGAATTCGCGCTTCTCCCATGGTTTACCGTCAATCGGCGATGGGCAGATGCTGTTCCTGTCGCACCTGGCGTCGAAGATGCGGCCAGCCCACGACGGGGGCGGCCGAGCGGGCATCGTCCTCAATGGATCGCCCCTGTTCAACGGAGCGGCAGAGTCGGGTCCCTCGTTGATCAGACAGTGGCTTCTCGAATCCGACCTGGTAGAGGCCATTGTTGCGCTGCCGACGAACATGTTCTTCAACACCGGCATCGCTACGTACATCTGGATCTTGGACAACGCCAAGCGTCCAGAGCGGGTCGGCAAGGTCCAGTTGATCGATGCCACTTCGTTCTGGACCAAGATGCGCAAGAGCCTTGGCTCCAAGAACCGCGAACTTGATGCTGATGCGCGAGATCGAATTCTGGGGCTGTATGACGCGTTCGATGAGGCCGATCCGGATTATTCGAAAGTGTTCTCCAACAACGATTTCGGGTATTGGTCTGTCACCGTCGAGCGGCCGATGCGGACCGATACGGGAAAGTTGTCGACGAACCGGAGGGGCAACAACCCGAAGCCGGACGCCAAACTGAGGGACACGGAGAACATCCCGTTCACCTACGGTGGGAATACCGCGGGCGACGCGGCTCGCGCGGAGACTATCAAGGCCTACTTCGAGGCGGAGGTTCTGCCGCACGCTCCCGACACCTGGATCGACGCCGCGAAGACGAAGGTGGGCTACGAGATTCCATTCACCCGGCACTTCTACAAGCACGTACCTCCTCGACCGCTCGCGGAGATCGACGCGGACCTAGATAAGCAGGTCGCGAAGATCATGGAGCTGCTTCGGGTGGTGGAGGGGTGA
- a CDS encoding caspase family protein, producing MPRDTRKALIIGIDHYDQIQSLSGAVNDAHSVKAVLERHADGTLNFAQPRLMTATGPGAAVSRTELREAVQELFKDDAEISLLYFSGHGYIDGAGGYLCASDCASGHDGLSLNEVLTFANSSPAKNKVIILDSCHSGVAGTNPVADQVAEIKEGVTILTASTAEQYAMESGGSGVFTSLLVDALNGAAANLVGDVTPGSVYAHIDQSLGPWAQRPVFKTNIKKFVSLREADAPIELVKLQQLTILFSQPTEELQLDPGYEPERTGNEDDSVPPPDPAKNADFAVLQELVKVNLVRPVGAPHMWHAAMQCKACELTVLGQHYWKLVKQDLI from the coding sequence ATGCCGAGGGATACGCGCAAGGCGCTCATCATCGGGATCGATCACTATGACCAGATCCAGTCGCTCAGCGGCGCGGTGAACGACGCTCACAGCGTCAAGGCCGTGCTGGAACGGCATGCCGACGGCACGCTCAACTTCGCCCAGCCGCGGCTAATGACGGCCACTGGCCCGGGAGCAGCGGTGTCCCGCACCGAGCTGCGTGAGGCGGTCCAGGAGCTGTTCAAGGACGATGCCGAGATCTCGCTGTTGTACTTCTCCGGGCACGGCTACATCGACGGGGCCGGCGGGTACCTATGTGCCAGCGACTGCGCCTCCGGGCACGACGGCCTCTCGCTCAACGAGGTGCTGACCTTCGCTAACAGCTCGCCGGCGAAGAACAAGGTGATCATCCTGGACAGCTGCCACAGCGGGGTGGCCGGCACCAACCCTGTCGCGGACCAGGTTGCCGAGATCAAGGAGGGGGTCACGATCCTGACCGCTTCGACGGCGGAGCAGTACGCGATGGAGTCCGGTGGCTCGGGCGTATTTACGAGCCTGCTCGTTGATGCACTCAACGGCGCTGCGGCCAATCTCGTCGGCGATGTGACCCCCGGCAGCGTCTACGCGCACATCGACCAGTCGCTCGGCCCCTGGGCTCAGAGACCGGTGTTCAAGACGAACATCAAGAAGTTCGTCTCGCTGCGGGAGGCGGACGCACCGATCGAGCTCGTCAAGCTGCAGCAGCTCACCATCCTGTTCAGCCAACCGACCGAGGAGCTCCAGCTCGATCCGGGCTACGAGCCCGAGCGCACGGGCAACGAGGACGACTCGGTCCCGCCACCGGACCCGGCCAAGAACGCCGACTTCGCGGTGCTGCAGGAGTTAGTCAAGGTGAACCTGGTCCGCCCGGTTGGTGCGCCGCACATGTGGCACGCAGCGATGCAGTGCAAGGCATGTGAACTTACCGTCCTTGGACAGCACTACTGGAAGCTCGTGAAGCAGGACCTGATCTGA
- a CDS encoding helix-turn-helix domain-containing protein: protein MPTRPSQNDPQRVVEWERLRQMVGQNIRDARTEQGMSQETLSLLSGVTRNVLIDVEHGRRGLLYERIYDLAKALQVPIVRLLGEQ from the coding sequence GTGCCGACTCGTCCCAGTCAGAACGATCCGCAGAGGGTCGTCGAGTGGGAGCGGCTGCGGCAGATGGTGGGCCAGAACATCCGTGACGCACGAACCGAGCAGGGAATGTCGCAAGAGACGCTTTCTCTTCTTTCGGGCGTGACGCGGAATGTCTTGATCGACGTGGAGCACGGCCGGCGCGGCCTGCTGTACGAACGCATCTACGACCTTGCGAAGGCGTTGCAGGTGCCGATAGTTCGTCTGCTAGGAGAGCAATGA
- a CDS encoding NYN domain-containing protein, translating to MSFTGTHHRADGRKIGKRRIVLVDIENVVGGLSAVRDYVSWAKVVVAECVPAQPGDQVVIGVGPTGLLDLALTWQSVRYVMRPGQNGADLALLEVLGENIADRFTEVVLVSGDGIFTHAIAALASRGVKTTVVAHAGGLSRRLGLAAAEVRLLPEQPSPRSVPAASNMDVA from the coding sequence ATGTCATTCACGGGAACACATCATCGGGCTGACGGGCGCAAGATCGGCAAGCGCCGGATCGTCCTGGTTGATATCGAAAATGTTGTCGGTGGTCTATCCGCTGTCCGCGATTACGTCTCATGGGCCAAGGTGGTCGTAGCCGAGTGCGTCCCGGCGCAGCCCGGTGACCAGGTTGTGATCGGCGTTGGTCCAACTGGATTGCTGGATCTCGCCCTTACATGGCAGAGCGTTAGGTACGTCATGCGTCCAGGCCAGAACGGCGCAGATTTGGCCTTGCTTGAAGTGCTTGGCGAGAACATCGCCGACCGCTTTACCGAAGTCGTACTGGTGTCGGGCGACGGAATCTTCACGCACGCGATTGCTGCACTAGCTTCGCGGGGAGTGAAGACAACGGTGGTTGCACACGCCGGCGGTCTGTCTCGACGGCTGGGGCTCGCTGCCGCAGAGGTCAGGCTACTTCCCGAACAGCCGTCGCCGCGGTCTGTTCCCGCCGCGTCGAACATGGATGTGGCCTGA
- a CDS encoding TIR domain-containing protein, which yields MADKKTVFIAFAIEDERQRDLLKGQSLHPRSPYEFIDMSVKEPYDTGWKEKVRTRIRRSHGVIALVSKNSLTSSGQKWEIQCAKEEAKPLLGVWSYASDRTNLAGVRTVPWTDANIAGFIDSL from the coding sequence ATGGCCGACAAGAAGACCGTATTCATCGCGTTCGCGATCGAGGACGAGCGTCAGCGCGACCTGCTGAAAGGGCAGTCGCTGCATCCGCGCTCGCCGTACGAGTTCATCGATATGTCGGTGAAGGAGCCCTACGACACTGGGTGGAAGGAGAAGGTTCGTACACGCATCCGCCGCTCCCATGGCGTCATCGCGCTCGTGAGCAAGAACTCGCTGACGTCCTCCGGGCAGAAGTGGGAGATCCAATGCGCCAAGGAGGAGGCCAAGCCACTGCTCGGCGTCTGGTCTTACGCCTCCGACCGTACGAACCTCGCTGGCGTCCGGACCGTGCCCTGGACCGACGCCAACATTGCCGGCTTCATCGACTCGCTCTGA
- a CDS encoding restriction endonuclease subunit S gives MSEIAPWTHTQRLGWERRRVRTLGSTASGSGFPPALQGRNNLEIPFYKVKHLGQASATGCLAEADDSIEIETATTLGATVFPAGTLVYAKVGAALMLGRVRTLPRPACIDNNMAGLIPDPDAGVDERFLFWALSQIKFDYLVNPGAVPSLSDRNLLDYPLLVPPLSEQRFIADYLDRETARIDTLIEEQRRLIDMLQERRRSVISGALAPREGWRTGRIKHLGSTCLGKMLDAGRADRDGDRLRPYVRAADVLANGTVNLADLNEMPFSDAEMRHFDLRAEDILLIEGGATVGRPGFLYDDADGIAFQKTVNRLRASTSMSARFCYWVLLRLYESGYYLSHFSAVSFVHLTGEKLREIKFAFPELAEQRTIAAYIDEETSKVDALIAETVRFIDLARERRAALITAAVTGQIEVRNEVA, from the coding sequence GTGAGCGAAATTGCACCGTGGACTCATACGCAAAGATTGGGCTGGGAACGGCGCCGCGTTCGAACGCTGGGTTCAACGGCCTCGGGGAGTGGATTTCCGCCGGCCCTTCAAGGGCGGAATAATCTCGAAATCCCCTTCTACAAGGTTAAGCATCTCGGCCAAGCCTCGGCCACCGGCTGTTTGGCGGAGGCAGATGACTCCATTGAAATAGAGACAGCGACAACGCTCGGCGCGACCGTCTTTCCTGCCGGGACCCTGGTATACGCGAAGGTTGGCGCCGCTCTGATGCTTGGACGGGTGAGAACTCTGCCGAGACCAGCCTGCATCGACAACAACATGGCTGGTCTGATTCCAGATCCAGATGCCGGGGTAGATGAACGCTTTCTGTTCTGGGCGTTATCCCAGATCAAGTTCGACTACCTGGTGAACCCGGGGGCCGTACCGTCCCTCAGTGATCGCAACTTGCTCGACTACCCGTTGCTCGTTCCGCCGCTATCAGAACAACGTTTCATCGCCGACTATCTCGACCGGGAAACGGCTCGAATCGACACGCTCATCGAGGAGCAGCGCCGATTGATCGATATGTTGCAGGAGCGCCGTCGGTCGGTGATCAGCGGAGCGCTCGCGCCCAGAGAGGGCTGGCGCACTGGCCGGATCAAGCACCTTGGGAGTACATGTCTCGGCAAGATGCTCGATGCTGGCCGGGCGGATCGTGACGGCGACCGACTGCGGCCTTACGTGCGCGCGGCCGATGTGCTGGCCAATGGCACTGTAAACCTGGCCGATTTGAATGAGATGCCGTTCTCGGATGCGGAGATGCGGCACTTCGACCTTCGCGCGGAGGACATCCTGTTAATCGAAGGCGGGGCGACCGTCGGCCGGCCGGGGTTCCTGTATGACGATGCAGACGGGATCGCCTTTCAGAAGACCGTCAACCGACTACGCGCGAGCACGTCGATGAGCGCACGATTCTGCTACTGGGTGCTTCTTCGGCTATACGAATCGGGGTACTACTTAAGTCACTTCAGCGCTGTTTCGTTCGTCCACCTCACAGGCGAGAAGCTCCGGGAGATCAAGTTTGCATTCCCAGAGCTCGCTGAACAGCGAACGATCGCTGCGTACATCGATGAAGAGACGTCGAAAGTCGACGCCCTAATCGCAGAGACGGTGCGGTTCATCGACCTGGCGCGCGAGCGTCGCGCAGCGCTGATCACAGCGGCGGTGACCGGGCAGATCGAAGTGCGGAACGAGGTGGCTTAA